In the genome of Chitinivorax sp. PXF-14, the window GCGACAGTGTGGCAATGTCAGTTTGACCAATCTGCAGGTGGTTAACGCCATGCTGTACGTCGCCGAGCACGGCTGCGAGTGGCGTGGCCTGCCCAAGCGGTT includes:
- a CDS encoding transposase; this encodes MEITPTQFARIEHCLPRQCGNVSLTNLQVVNAMLYVAEHGCEWRGLPKR